The DNA window CACTTGGCCAGGAAGTTCTCGGTCACCGCGTTGAAGGCGATGTTGTTGACCGGGCGCGCGAAGCCGTGGCCTTCGTCCGGGAACACCACGTAGGTGACCGGAATGTTCTTGGCCGCCATCGCCTCGACGATCTGGTCCGACTCGGCGATGTTGACGCGCGGATCGTTGGCGCCCTGGCCGATCAGCAGTGGCCGCTGGATATTGGCGGCGAAGTTGAGCGGCGAGCGTTCCTTCAGCAGCGCCTTGCCTTCCTCGGTGGTCGGGTCGCCCATGCGCTTGTAGAATTGCTGTTTGCCCGCTTCCCAGTACGGCGGGATCGTCTTGAGCAAGGTGAACAGGTTGGACGGGCCGACGATGTCGACTCCGCACGCGAACGTGGTGGGCGTGAACGCCAGTCCGGCCAGGGTCGCGTAGCCGCCGTAGGAGCCGCCCATGATGGCGACCTTGTCGGCGGTGGTGACGCCGCTCTTGACGGCCCAGTCGACCGCGTCGATCAGGTCGTCGTGCATCTTGCGGCCCCATTGCAGGTCGCCGGCCGAAATGAATTTCTTGCCGAAGCCTGTCGAGCCGCGGAAGTTCACCGACAGCACCGCGTAGCCGCGGTTGGCGAGCCACTGGTGGTAGCCGTTGTAGCCGTAGCCGTCGCGCGCCCACGGGCCGCCGTGCACCAGCAGCACCATTGGCGCCGGCTTGGCCGGTTTGCCCGCGTCGTTGGCGTTGGCCGATTTCGGCAGGGTCAGGTAGGACACCAGGGTCAGGCCGTCGCGCGACTTGATCTCCTGCGGATACATCTGCGCCAGCGGCGCACCCTCCAGCTCCGGACGCGTCACGTACAACTTGGTCAGGCGCTTGCCCTTGCGCTCGTACAGCCAGGTGGCCGGCGGCGCCGTGACGGAATCGACAGTCACCAGCCATTTGTCGTCGGCCTCGGTGCGCGTGCCCACGGTGAACTGGCCCTTGATGTTCTTCTTCAGGAAGTCGAGATCGGCTTTGAGGGCCGGTGTCAGCGCCACGTATTCCTGCTTGAGGTAGTCGACGCTGTAGGCCTGGGCCGCGCCGGTTTTCGGATCGTACAGGGCGTTGGCGATATCGGCCCTTGCGTCCTGCGCGACGATCGTGGTCTTGCCGGTGGCGACATCCTGCGCCACCAGCGCAGAGGTATTGCGGCCGCGCGAATCGGTCCAGTACAGCGTCTTGCCGTCGGCGGTGAAGGTCAGCGGCGCGGTGGTCTGCGAATCGTCCAGGCCGACATCGGCCAGCGGCTCGCCATCGGGCTTGCCGTCCTTGAGGCGGAGATAGGTGGTGCCGCCGTCCGGGCGCGCTTTCTCGGCCACGCGCAGGTTCAGCTGCTCGTCGGCCAGGAAGCCCGCGTAGCCGTCGTTTTGCAGCAGCAAGGTCAGTTTGCCGGTGGCCAGCTCCAGGCTGTAGACGTCATGCCAGCGCGCATCGCGGTTGTTCAAGCCGATCAGCACGCGGTCCTTGACCTTGTTGCTGTAGGCGATGGGCCGCACGCGGGTCTTTTCGAACGGCGTGAGGCTGGTTTGCTTGCCGCTGACGACATCGACGCCATACAGCAGGAAATTCTCGTCGCCGCCCTTGTCCTGGATGAACATCAATTGCTTGGAATCGGGCGACCAGATGGCGGTGCGGATGGGCCGCGTTTTCTCCTCGGTCAGCGCGCGGGCTTTGGCCGGATCGGCGGCCGGCGCCACCCACACGTTGAGCACGCCGTCGCGCGGCGCCATCCACGACAGCCACTTGCCGTCCGGGCTGAGGCGCCCGCCGGTTTTGCTGGGATTGCCGAAGATCTTGGCGCGCTCGATCAGCGGCACGTCCGGCGCGGGCGCGTCGGATTGTGCCGGGGACTGGGCGTGGACCGGCAGCATGGTGGCGAGCACGGCGGCGGACAGCAGGTAGCGCTTCATATGGACCTCATCGTTGTGGAAAGAATGAAAAAATCACAAGACGATGATAGACCAAGACGGAGTTGCAAGGTTGACCATGCGACAGGCCGCGCGATCCGCGGTATGGATGGGCTTTTGCAGGCGGGGATCGTACCCCTCGTGTTAGCCGCTACGACACGATCCCTTGTTCAATGCGACCCAGCGTATCGAGCACAAGCTCGTCCCCGGCCGGGGTGCCCAGTAGCGAAAGAGGGGTCACCCCGCCCAGAGACCTGATTTCCTGGTTTAGCCAGTATTTGGCCGATTGCTCATCTTCAAATACGGCGAGCGCACGCAGCCATACTTTTCAGCGCGCGACTTCGTCGTGTTTTCAGATAGCTGGTCCATTTTTAAAAGCCGGTCTGGCGATTAGCCAAAAAGTTTGCCCCGCAGTAGACTTAGACCTTGCTCCAGCAATTCGTTCTGCGGTATCTGGCCGCCGGGCGTAAGCTTGTCGATAATTTG is part of the Oxalobacteraceae bacterium OTU3CAMAD1 genome and encodes:
- a CDS encoding S9 family peptidase — translated: MKRYLLSAAVLATMLPVHAQSPAQSDAPAPDVPLIERAKIFGNPSKTGGRLSPDGKWLSWMAPRDGVLNVWVAPAADPAKARALTEEKTRPIRTAIWSPDSKQLMFIQDKGGDENFLLYGVDVVSGKQTSLTPFEKTRVRPIAYSNKVKDRVLIGLNNRDARWHDVYSLELATGKLTLLLQNDGYAGFLADEQLNLRVAEKARPDGGTTYLRLKDGKPDGEPLADVGLDDSQTTAPLTFTADGKTLYWTDSRGRNTSALVAQDVATGKTTIVAQDARADIANALYDPKTGAAQAYSVDYLKQEYVALTPALKADLDFLKKNIKGQFTVGTRTEADDKWLVTVDSVTAPPATWLYERKGKRLTKLYVTRPELEGAPLAQMYPQEIKSRDGLTLVSYLTLPKSANANDAGKPAKPAPMVLLVHGGPWARDGYGYNGYHQWLANRGYAVLSVNFRGSTGFGKKFISAGDLQWGRKMHDDLIDAVDWAVKSGVTTADKVAIMGGSYGGYATLAGLAFTPTTFACGVDIVGPSNLFTLLKTIPPYWEAGKQQFYKRMGDPTTEEGKALLKERSPLNFAANIQRPLLIGQGANDPRVNIAESDQIVEAMAAKNIPVTYVVFPDEGHGFARPVNNIAFNAVTENFLAKCLSGRAEPIGKALKTSTAQVKHGAEFAPGLKEALE
- a CDS encoding DUF2384 domain-containing protein, producing the protein MRSLGGVTPLSLLGTPAGDELVLDTLGRIEQGIVS